The sequence below is a genomic window from Corallococcus silvisoli.
GCAGGGCTCCTTCGACTTCAACGTCAGCAACACCGCCAACGCCACGCAGGGCACGGCGAACCGCGACGTGACCCTCAACGCGGGCCAGACGCTGTCCTTCGGCAGCTGCGGCGTGGCGGGCGCGTCCGGCACGGGCGACACGGTGGTGCGCCTGTACAACGCCGCGGGCCAGCAGGTGACGTTCAACGACGACGCGTGCGGCTCGCTGTCCCACGCGGCCTACACCGCGCCCACGGGCGCGGGCGGCACGTACCAGATTCGCGTGGGCTGCTTCGGCAGCAGCGCGTGCAGCGGCACGGCGGCCTGGACCATCCAGTAGTCGGCCTCCCGTCTCCCCCAGCCGTACCCGGGCCCGTCCCTCCCTGGAGTCAGGGGAGGTGGCGGGCCCGTCGTTTCGGGCCTCGGGCTCCGTCCAAGAAGGCAGCCAGGGGCCGGTGCCCGAGGCGGTCGGGAGCCCACCGGCGACCTACCTTGAAGGCTCAACCACCCCGAGCCCCTTTTTTCCGAGGCACCGCGTGCAAGGAGCGGACGCGCGACAGCAGGTACTCTGGCGCCGGGCACGCACGCTGGCGGCGATCTCCGCGGGCCTGACGCTCGTCCTGGGGTTCCTGGGGCTCTGCGGCTGGGCGCTGGAGAGCGTGCCCCTGACACAGCTCTGGGACGACCTGCCCGCCATGGTGCCGCTGTCGGCCCTGGGCCTGATGCTCGCCGCGGGCGCGGAGCTGGCGCTGGGCAGGCGCCAGGAAGCGAGGCGCCGGTTCGGGAGGCTGCTGGCCTTGGCGGTCGTGCTGTCGAGCGGCTTCCTGCTGAGCACCTACCTCTGGCTCCCGGACGACGCCGTGTTCCAGGGGCTGGGAGGGCGCGTCTCGCCCCAGTCCGCGTCGGTGTTGCTGCTGCTGGGCCTGGCGCTGCTGTTCCGGGACGCGCCGGGGCGGGGCCGGTGGCTGTCCCCAGCGCTGGCCCTGGGCGCCCTGCTGGCGTCGTTCACCCTGCTGGTGGCCTACTCGTTCCAGGAGCCCCGCTTCTACTGGTTCGCGGGCCAGGACACCGGCGTCGCGCTGCACACCACCATTGGCCTGTTGATGCTGTCGGTGGGGGCCCTGCTGCTGCGCCCGGAGCGCGGCTTCGTGGCGGACCTGCTGCGGCCGGGCGCCGGGGGCCTGATGGCCCGGAGGCTGCTGCCCGCGCTGCTGGTGCCGCTGCTGGGCACGGTGGGGATGAGCCAGCTCTTGAGCCACACGCACGCCCAGCCCCGCCTGGCGTGGTCGCTGCTGGGGGTGACCCAGACGGCCGTGCTGGCCTGGGTGGTCTGGCGCGCGGCCACCCGGCTCAACGCCCTGGACTCCGAACAGCAGCGCGCGGAGGCGCGGGCGCGGGAGGACGCACGCGCCCAGCGCCGGCTCGCCGAGGAGAACGCGCGGCTCTACCGGCAGGCGGAGCAGGCCTCCCGCGCGCGCGAGGACGTCCTGGCCGTCGTGTCGCACGACCTCAAGAATCCGCTCTCCACCGTGCGGCTGGGGGCCTCCATGCTGGCGCGGCGGCTCCCGGCTCCGCCCGAAGGCGCGGCGCTCCAACGGCAGGTGGCGGCCATCAACCGGGCCGCGGGCCACATGCAGGACCTCATCAGCCGGCTGCTGGACGCGGCGCGGCTGGACGCGGGCCAGTCCCTGGTGATGGACCTCAAGCGGGAGCTCCTGGACGGGCTCGCCGTGGAGGCGCTGGCCCTGGTGGAGCCCCAGGCCCAGGGCAAGGGCATCCGCCTGGAGCTCCAGGTCTCCGAGGGGCTGAGCGCCTGCTGCGACCGGCCCCGCATCCTCCAGGTGCTGGCCAACCTGCTGGGCAACGCCCTCAAGTTCACCCCGCCCGGAGGCCGCGTGACGGTGTCCGCCGCGCACGACGCGGGCATGGCGCGCGTGAGCGTGCGGGACACCGGCCCCGGCATCTCCCGGGCCGACCAGGCCCACCTCTTCCAACGCCACTGGCAGGCACACGACACCGCCCACCAGGGCAGCGGCCTGGGCCTCTACATCGCCAGCGGTATCGTCACCGCCCACGGGGGCCGCATCTGGGTGGACAGCGACGAAGGACGCGGTACGACGTTCACCTTCACCCTGCCGGATACGCCCTCCGCCCACCCGAGGCTTGACAGCCCCGAGAGGCACGTCTAACGCAAGGCGCCATGAGCACACCTCGCTTCCCGCCGTCGCCCCGCCGTCCGGTCAGCACCGAGGGCCCGCTGCGTGTCCTGCTGCTGGAGAACATCCATGCCTCGGCCCACGAGATGCTGACGGCGGAGGGGTTCCAGGTGGAGCGGCTGTCCTCGGCGCTCAAGCCGGAGGACCTGGCGGAGCGGCTGCGGGGCGTGCACCTGCTGGGCATCCGCAGCAAGACGACGGTGCCGGAGGAGTCGCTGCGGCACGCGGACGACCTGCTGGCGATTGGCGCGTTCTGCATTGGCACCAACCAGGTGGACCTGCTGGCCTCCAGCGTGCACGGCGTGCCGGTGTTCAACGCGCCGTTCAGCAACACGCGCAGCGTGGCGGAGATGGTGCTGGCGGAGGTGGTGGTGCTGACGCGCCAGCTCTTCGACCGCAGCCGCGAGGTGCACGCGGGGCAGTGGCGCAAGGTGGCCACCGGCAGCCACGAGGTGCGCGGCAAGACGCTGGGCATCATCGGGTATGGGCACATCGGCTCGCAGCTGGGCGTGCTGGCCGAGGCGCTGGGCATGCGC
It includes:
- a CDS encoding sensor histidine kinase; amino-acid sequence: MQGADARQQVLWRRARTLAAISAGLTLVLGFLGLCGWALESVPLTQLWDDLPAMVPLSALGLMLAAGAELALGRRQEARRRFGRLLALAVVLSSGFLLSTYLWLPDDAVFQGLGGRVSPQSASVLLLLGLALLFRDAPGRGRWLSPALALGALLASFTLLVAYSFQEPRFYWFAGQDTGVALHTTIGLLMLSVGALLLRPERGFVADLLRPGAGGLMARRLLPALLVPLLGTVGMSQLLSHTHAQPRLAWSLLGVTQTAVLAWVVWRAATRLNALDSEQQRAEARAREDARAQRRLAEENARLYRQAEQASRAREDVLAVVSHDLKNPLSTVRLGASMLARRLPAPPEGAALQRQVAAINRAAGHMQDLISRLLDAARLDAGQSLVMDLKRELLDGLAVEALALVEPQAQGKGIRLELQVSEGLSACCDRPRILQVLANLLGNALKFTPPGGRVTVSAAHDAGMARVSVRDTGPGISRADQAHLFQRHWQAHDTAHQGSGLGLYIASGIVTAHGGRIWVDSDEGRGTTFTFTLPDTPSAHPRLDSPERHV